In the Hordeum vulgare subsp. vulgare chromosome 7H, MorexV3_pseudomolecules_assembly, whole genome shotgun sequence genome, one interval contains:
- the LOC123412130 gene encoding soluble starch synthase 2-2, chloroplastic/amyloplastic-like, with protein sequence MRPPARVTDRRGRRAVGPSCQLVRKPAVCCAAAGDRSRPRIAGPTRQPLGPSVSPTPRVKAAVVAVSARGHFLGLTPCVYPTQSTLQLQSSPAHCRFCPPIVPSPAPIPAAAMSSAVASPASFLALASASPGRSSRRRARVGASPTRAGAGRLQWRPSPLQRTARDGAVAARAAGIDDAAPGRQPRARRYGAATKVADPVKTLDRDAAEGGGPSPPAPRQDAARLPSKNGTLINGENKPTGGGGATKDSGLPTPARAPHLSIQNRVPVNGENKHKVASPPTSIVDVASPGSAANISISNKVPPSVVPAKKTPPSSVFPAKKAPPSSVVPAKKTLPSSGSNFVSSASAPRLDTVSDVELAQKKDALIVKEAPKPKALSAPAAPAVQEDLWDFKKYIGFEEPVEAKDDGSAVADDAGSFEHHQNHDSGPLAGENVMNVVVVAAECSPWCKTGGLGDVAGALPKALAKRGHRVMVVVPRYGDYEEAYDVGVRKYYKAAGQDMEVNYFHAYIDGVDFVFIDAPLFRHRQQDIYGGSRQEIMKRMILFCKAAVEVPWHVPCGGVPYGDGNLVFIANDWHTALLPVYLKAYYRDHGLMQYSRSVMVIHNIAHQGRGPVDEFPFTELPEHYLEHFRLYDPVGGEHANYFAAGLKMADQVVVVSPGYLWELKTVEGGWGLHDIIRQNDWKTRGIVNGIDNMEWNPEVDVHLKSDGYTNFSLKTLDSGKRQCKEALQRELGLQVRGDVPLLGFIGRLDGQKGVEIIADAMPWIVSQDVQLVMLGTGRHDLESMLQHFEREHHDKVRGWVGFSVRLAHRITAGADALLMPSRFEPCGLNQLYAMAYGTIPVVHAVGGLRDTVPPFDPFNHSGLGWTFDRAEAHKLIEALGHCLRTYRDHKESWRGLQERGMSQDFSWEHAAKLYEDVLVQAKYQW encoded by the exons ATGCGCCCGCCCGCTCGCGTCACCGACAGGCGGGGCCGGCGCGCGGTAGGACCAAGCTGTCAGCTGGTGAGGAAACCTGCCGTTTGTTGTGCCGCAGCTGGTGACCGTTCACGGCCGCGAATCGCAGGCCCAACACGCCAGCCGCTAGGGCCGTCCGTATCACCCACCCCTCGTGTAAAagccgccgtcgtcgccgtctCGGCTCGCGGCCATTTCCTCGGCCTGACCCCGTGCGTTTACCCCACACAGAGTACACTCCAACTCCAGTCCAGTCCAGCCCACTGCCGCTTCTGCCCGCCCATCGTACCGTCGCCCGCCCCGATCCCGGCCGCCGCCATGTCGTCGGCGGTCGCGTCCCCCGCGTCCTTCCTCGCGCTCGCGTCCGCCTCGCCCGGGAGATCATCACGGAGGAGGGCGAGGGTGGGCGCGTCGCCAACCCGCGCTGGGGCCGGCAGGCTGCAATGGCGGCCGTCGCCGCTGCAGCGCACGGCTCGCGACGGAGCGGTGGCCGCGCGCGCCGCCGGGATCGACGACGCCGCGCCCGGTAGGCAGCCCCGCGCTCGCCGCTATGGCGCCGCCACCAAG GTCGCGGATCCCGTCAAGACGCTCGATCGCGACGCCGCGGAAGGTGGTGGGCCGTCCCCGCCGGCACCGAGGCAGGACGCCGCCCGTCTGCCGAGTAAGAACGGCACGCTGATCAACGGTGAGAACAAACCTACCGGCGGCGGTGGCGCGACTAAAGACAGCGGGCTGCCCACACCCGCACGCGCGCCCCATCTGTCAATCCAGAACAGAGTACCGGTGAACGGTGAAAACAAACATAAGGTCGCCTCGCCGCCGACCAGCATAGTGGATGTCGCGTCTCCGGGTTCCGCAGCTAACATTTCCATCAGTAACAAGGTGCCGCCGTCCGTTGTCCCAGCCAAGAAGACGCCGCCGTCGTCCGTTTTCCCGGCCAAGAAGGCGCCGCCGTCGTCCGTTGTCCCGGCCAAGAAGACGCTGCCGTCGTCCGGCTCAAATTTTGTGTCCTCGGCCTCTGCTCCCAGGCTGGACACTGTCAGCGATGTGGAACTTGCACAGAAGAAGGATGCGCTGATTGTCAAAGAAGCTCCAAAACCAAAGGCTCTTTCGGCCCCTGCAGCCCCCGCTGTACAAGAAGACCTTTGGGATTTCAAGAAATACATTGGTTTCGAGGAGCCCGTGGAGGCCAAGGATGATGGCTCGGCTGTTGCAGATGATGCGGGTTCCTTTGAACATCACCAGAATCATGATTCCGGACCTTTGGCAGGGGAGAACGTCATGAACGTGGTCGTCGTTGCTGCTGAATGTTCTCCCTGGTGCAAAACAG GTGGTCTTGGAGATGTTGCGGGTGCTTTGCCCAAGGCTTTGGCTAAGAGAGGACATCGTGTTATG GTTGTGGTACCAAGGTATGGGGACTATGAGGAAGCCTACGATGTCGGAGTCCGAAAATACTACAAGGCTGCTGGACAG GATATGGAAGTGAATTATTTCCATGCTTATATCGATGGAGTGGATTTTGTGTTCATTGACGCTCCTCTCTTCCGACACCGTCAGCAAGACATTTATGGGGGCAGCAGACAG GAAATTATGAAGCGCATGATTTTGTTCTGCAAGGCCGCTGTCGAG gttccttGGCACGTTCCATGCGGCGGTGTCCCTTACGGGGATGGAAATCTGGTCTTCATTGCAAATGATTGGCACACGGCACTCCTGCCTGTCTATCTGAAAGCATATTACAGGGACCATGGTTTGATGCAATACAGTCGCTCCGTTATGGTGATACATAACATCGCTCACCAG GGCCGTGGCCCTGTAGATGAATTCCCGTTCACCGAGTTGCCTGAGCACTACCTGGAACACTTCAGACTGTACGACCCCGTCGGCGGTGAGCACGCCAACTACTTCGCCGCCGGCCTGAAGATGGCGGACCAGGTTGTCGTCGTGAGCCCCGGGTACCTGTGGGAGCTGAAGACGGTGGAGGGCGGCTGGGGGCTTCACGACATCATACGGCAGAACGACTGGAAGACCCGCGGCATCGTGAACGGCATCGACAACATGGAGTGGAACCCTGAGGTGGACGTCCACCTGAAGTCGGACGGCTACACCAACTTCTCCCTGAAGACGCTGGACTCCGGCAAGCGGCAGTGCAAGGAGGCCCTGCAGCGCGAGCTGGGGCTGCAGGTCCGCGGCGACGTGCCGCTGCTCGGGTTCATCGGGCGGCTGGACGGGCAGAAGGGCGTGGAGATCATCGCGGACGCGATGCCCTGGATCGTGAGCCAGGACGTGCAGCTGGTGATGCTGGGCACGGGGCGCCACGACCTGGAGAGCATGCTGCAGCACTTCGAGCGGGAGCACCACGACAAGGTGCGCGGGTGGGTGGGGTTCTCCGTGCGCCTGGCGCACCGGATCACGGCGGGCGCCGACGCGCTCCTCATGCCCTCCCGGTTCGAGCCGTGCGGGCTGAACCAGCTCTACGCGATGGCCTACGGCACCATCCCTGTCGTGCACGCCGTCGGCGGCCTGAGGGATACCGTGCCGCCGTTCGACCCCTTCAACCACTCCGGGCTCGGGTGGACGTTCGACCGCGCCGAGGCGCACAAGCTGATCGAGGCGCTCGGGCACTGCCTCCGCACCTACCGGGACCACAAGGAGAGCTGGAGGGGCCTCCAGGAGCGCGGCATGTCGCAGGACTTCAGCTGGGAACATGCCGCCAAGCTCTACGAGGACGTCCTCGTCCAGGCCAAGTACCAGTGGTGA